One window from the genome of Crateriforma spongiae encodes:
- a CDS encoding efflux RND transporter periplasmic adaptor subunit codes for MDSTASPTVADPDNDRTAAGKNAGPSDDTLRAEDITFDETVPPQTRSHSRGSRMLFLLLFNVVVPLLLLAAGAAVMIALGAATPETQPLPGSDRASQMMRMPSINVARVQSLETLGGELDLTVDGTVVPYREVTIATEVAGRIVYKSDLCEAGSVVKAGTVLMRIDKTDYELEVERLTRQREQAYQSIRETEQESLGTQRLIDVAKDDLELQTRELKRQQSLPKGFASQGEIDQAQRAVLAANQQIVTLENQLSVQQKRLVTLQASLRLAETQLRSAEVNLQRTEITAPIDGVIVREDAELNTFVNRGNTIVTIEDTSKVEVAAQLRMDQVYWLTTQTRTDSNNANASDAASADLTGPGQGYRLPNTPATIEYEMSGRRAVYRWDGHLMGFDGIGLDAATRTVPVRILVDAPSEYRDATGQVHHTAGPTALVRGMFVTVRLHLKPNVPLYVIPEKAIKPGNRLWHFSADESVFDLPSSEESQDVAPETVVAANNDSTESTNADTKDANDNSFDPSRWIPGRVKVVESIIPVDRLNPKFAPAGSVTTEATETDDSFVAETTDWWICEIPDGDITDGSMVVLSPLPAIPRSGLPARTVKPDANAAAPAKSETQE; via the coding sequence ATGGATTCCACGGCTTCACCCACCGTTGCCGATCCGGACAACGATCGAACAGCCGCCGGCAAGAACGCCGGACCGAGCGACGACACCCTGCGTGCCGAAGACATCACGTTCGACGAAACGGTGCCGCCCCAGACCAGATCGCATTCTCGCGGATCGAGAATGCTGTTCCTGCTGTTGTTCAACGTCGTGGTGCCGCTGTTGCTGTTGGCCGCCGGTGCCGCAGTGATGATCGCACTGGGAGCCGCGACGCCGGAAACGCAACCGTTGCCGGGTTCGGATCGTGCGTCTCAGATGATGCGAATGCCATCGATCAATGTGGCTCGGGTGCAATCCCTGGAAACACTTGGCGGCGAATTGGATTTGACGGTCGACGGCACCGTCGTTCCGTACCGCGAAGTCACCATTGCGACGGAGGTCGCCGGACGAATCGTTTACAAATCGGATTTGTGCGAAGCGGGCAGCGTGGTCAAAGCCGGCACCGTGCTGATGCGGATCGACAAGACGGATTACGAACTGGAAGTCGAACGGCTGACACGGCAAAGAGAACAGGCCTATCAGTCGATTCGCGAAACCGAACAAGAATCACTGGGCACGCAACGCTTGATCGATGTTGCCAAGGACGACTTGGAATTACAAACCCGGGAACTGAAGCGCCAACAATCGTTACCCAAGGGATTTGCCAGCCAAGGTGAAATTGATCAAGCCCAACGGGCCGTCTTGGCCGCCAACCAACAGATCGTAACGCTCGAAAACCAGCTGAGCGTCCAACAAAAGCGTTTGGTCACCCTGCAAGCTTCGCTGCGACTGGCTGAAACCCAGTTACGATCGGCCGAGGTTAATCTGCAGCGGACCGAAATCACCGCGCCGATCGACGGCGTGATCGTTCGCGAAGATGCCGAGTTGAACACTTTCGTCAATCGCGGAAATACGATCGTTACGATCGAAGACACGTCCAAGGTGGAAGTCGCCGCGCAATTGCGAATGGACCAGGTGTATTGGCTGACGACGCAAACCCGCACCGATTCCAACAATGCCAACGCGTCCGATGCCGCATCGGCCGACTTGACCGGTCCCGGCCAGGGTTATCGCTTGCCCAACACGCCGGCAACGATTGAATACGAAATGTCCGGACGCCGTGCGGTGTACCGCTGGGACGGACACCTGATGGGCTTCGACGGAATCGGTTTGGATGCGGCGACACGCACGGTTCCGGTTCGCATTCTGGTGGATGCCCCCTCGGAATACCGTGATGCGACGGGACAGGTTCATCACACCGCCGGGCCGACCGCTTTGGTTCGCGGCATGTTTGTGACCGTTCGGCTGCACCTGAAACCAAATGTGCCGCTGTACGTGATTCCCGAAAAGGCGATCAAACCGGGCAACCGGCTTTGGCACTTTTCCGCCGACGAATCAGTCTTCGACTTGCCGAGTTCCGAGGAAAGCCAGGACGTTGCACCGGAGACCGTCGTCGCGGCGAACAACGATTCCACCGAATCGACAAACGCGGATACCAAAGACGCCAACGACAACAGTTTCGATCCCAGTCGCTGGATTCCCGGACGTGTGAAGGTGGTCGAATCGATCATCCCGGTCGATCGTTTGAACCCTAAGTTCGCCCCGGCCGGTTCGGTCACAACAGAAGCCACGGAAACGGATGATTCGTTCGTCGCCGAAACCACGGATTGGTGGATTTGCGAAATCCCCGACGGTGACATCACCGACGGGTCGATGGTCGTGCTGTCGCCGTTGCCTGCGATCCCGCGAAGCGGTTTGCCCGCTCGAACGGTCAAGCCCGACGCAAACGCCGCCGCACCCGCGAAGTCGGAGACGCAAGAATGA
- a CDS encoding CerR family C-terminal domain-containing protein, whose protein sequence is MNQSADPSLIDTAAVPHRTGPLGESASRLLQHAGPIFAEKGFQGATLREIANAAQTNVASVSYHFGDKLGLYRAVIAQMRSEREKRFPAPVIQTPPAGQSPMIVLRPIVQTILSRMLACDENGWQHRLMMREFQQPTVVFSQIVHEYFRPMFELMKSTLGQLMGPQADEATVHRMVFSLIGQCVYYRIGDPTIPHLLTPSQIDAVMDIDALADHICGVMSAAIESYRHGRFAGDAEPLHDSTNVSVETLPSDSSCG, encoded by the coding sequence TTGAATCAGTCTGCCGACCCGTCATTGATCGACACCGCCGCGGTTCCCCATCGGACCGGGCCGCTGGGCGAATCCGCCAGCCGGTTGTTGCAGCACGCCGGGCCGATTTTCGCGGAAAAAGGGTTTCAGGGGGCGACGTTGCGCGAGATCGCCAATGCGGCCCAAACCAACGTGGCCAGCGTTTCCTATCACTTCGGAGACAAGCTGGGCCTGTACCGGGCGGTCATCGCCCAGATGCGATCGGAACGCGAAAAACGCTTCCCGGCGCCCGTCATCCAGACGCCTCCGGCGGGCCAGTCGCCCATGATCGTGCTGCGTCCGATCGTCCAAACGATCCTGTCACGGATGCTGGCGTGTGACGAAAACGGCTGGCAACACCGGTTGATGATGCGCGAGTTTCAGCAGCCGACGGTCGTTTTTTCGCAAATTGTTCACGAATACTTCCGCCCAATGTTCGAACTGATGAAGTCGACATTGGGTCAATTGATGGGGCCACAGGCGGACGAAGCGACCGTGCACCGGATGGTGTTCAGCTTGATCGGCCAATGTGTTTACTACCGAATCGGCGATCCCACGATTCCACATTTGTTAACGCCAAGTCAGATCGACGCCGTGATGGACATCGATGCACTGGCGGATCACATCTGCGGTGTGATGTCGGCGGCGATCGAATCGTACCGCCACGGCCGTTTCGCCGGTGACGCCGAACCGCTGCACGATTCCACCAATGTTTCGGTCGAAACGCTGCCCAGCGATTCGTCCTGCGGATGA
- a CDS encoding PEGA domain-containing protein, with protein sequence MPFLPQRLSPLGQCRSVRRCRPVGRRLCTLGVVLLIPIAASGCVRRRMTVRTHPAGAQVSVDNQVIGTSPAATPFVYYGTREIRIEKPGFRTETIRKNIRPPWYQWPVVEFCSETLWPGELRDERIVDVQLVPEEMQPTESVVQRADDLRDQSRSGIVTVGQ encoded by the coding sequence ATGCCGTTTTTGCCACAACGATTATCGCCACTCGGCCAGTGCAGGTCGGTCCGCCGATGCCGACCGGTCGGACGTCGGTTGTGCACGCTGGGCGTCGTGTTGTTGATTCCGATCGCCGCCAGCGGCTGTGTTCGTCGTCGGATGACGGTCCGCACCCATCCGGCCGGGGCTCAGGTCTCGGTGGACAACCAGGTGATCGGGACATCGCCGGCGGCGACCCCGTTTGTCTACTATGGCACCCGTGAAATTCGCATCGAAAAACCCGGCTTTCGGACCGAGACGATCCGCAAGAACATCCGACCGCCCTGGTACCAGTGGCCGGTGGTGGAGTTCTGTAGCGAAACGTTGTGGCCGGGTGAACTGCGCGACGAACGGATCGTGGATGTGCAATTGGTCCCCGAAGAAATGCAGCCCACCGAGTCGGTCGTCCAACGTGCCGATGATTTGCGAGATCAATCCCGCAGCGGCATCGTCACCGTCGGCCAGTAG
- a CDS encoding DUF368 domain-containing protein has translation MTNDSIRTQKPDQTIAPDSTDASATDGQTGGSWMPGPTDFVNVVRGFFMGAADTVPGVSGGTVALILGHYQRLIAAISRIDGHFVSLAGRGKFVDAFAHIDGRFLVALAMGIACGIVSLAGLMHWLLDHRMAETLAVFLGLVLASVWVVRREIQVWTIDRWIALCFGAVVAAGITMLAGSAGSLSLPYLFFSASIAICAMILPGISGAFIMLLLGVYYPVTGMVKDAAKLNFTSETLIKMAVFAAGCLFGLLAFSKVLRFLLARFRDTTMAVLIGLMIGSVGRLWPFQVVTPETADLDFKARQFDYVSPAAFTGSVPIVIGCVIAGAAVVLIAESVASRLQHS, from the coding sequence ATGACGAACGATTCGATCCGAACGCAAAAACCGGATCAAACGATTGCACCGGATTCAACGGATGCATCCGCCACCGACGGTCAAACGGGTGGGTCATGGATGCCCGGACCGACCGATTTTGTGAACGTTGTTCGCGGTTTCTTCATGGGTGCCGCGGACACCGTCCCGGGCGTCAGCGGCGGCACGGTCGCGTTGATCCTGGGGCATTACCAACGGTTGATCGCCGCCATCAGTCGCATCGACGGCCATTTCGTCTCCCTGGCCGGTCGCGGAAAGTTTGTCGACGCGTTTGCTCACATCGACGGACGTTTTCTGGTCGCCTTGGCGATGGGCATTGCGTGCGGCATCGTTTCCCTGGCCGGGCTGATGCACTGGTTGCTGGACCACCGGATGGCCGAAACGTTGGCCGTCTTCTTGGGCCTGGTCTTGGCCAGTGTCTGGGTCGTCCGTCGCGAGATTCAGGTTTGGACCATCGATCGCTGGATCGCGCTTTGCTTCGGCGCCGTCGTCGCGGCGGGAATCACCATGCTGGCCGGTTCGGCCGGTTCATTGTCGCTGCCGTATTTGTTCTTCAGCGCGTCGATCGCGATTTGTGCCATGATCCTGCCCGGCATCTCCGGTGCATTCATCATGCTGCTATTGGGCGTCTATTATCCGGTGACAGGCATGGTCAAAGACGCCGCAAAACTGAACTTCACATCCGAAACGCTGATCAAGATGGCGGTGTTTGCGGCGGGGTGCCTGTTCGGCTTGCTGGCGTTTTCCAAAGTCCTGCGGTTCCTGCTGGCTCGGTTTCGCGACACGACGATGGCCGTGTTGATCGGGCTGATGATCGGTTCGGTCGGTCGATTGTGGCCGTTCCAAGTCGTCACACCGGAGACCGCAGACTTGGACTTCAAAGCACGCCAATTCGATTACGTTTCGCCGGCAGCCTTCACCGGTTCCGTCCCGATCGTCATCGGTTGTGTGATCGCCGGTGCCGCCGTCGTCCTCATTGCCGAATCTGTCGCGTCACGACTGCAGCACTCCTGA
- a CDS encoding undecaprenyl-diphosphate phosphatase: MADLLNVLILAIVQGIAEFLPISSSGHLVLLGALLQTINESPALQELGESATLEIILHAGTLGSILVIYWRHILNLLSRDKAVIPLLIVGTIPAAVIGVGIKLAFESVLKSTPLAAAMLLVTGTMLIVLGRLKPRSGDYQQLSWKGALAVGTFQAFAILPGISRSGSTILGGRLMGLKNEDSVTFSFLLAIPAILGATVLTAKDLLDPESGSPPDNQAMLLIVGAVVSFVVGIVALKWLIGWSRLDRLHWFAWWCYPVGVAALGLWAAGFIA, from the coding sequence GTGGCCGACCTGCTGAACGTATTGATCCTGGCGATCGTCCAGGGCATTGCCGAATTTTTGCCCATCAGTTCATCCGGCCACCTTGTCCTGCTGGGGGCACTGCTGCAGACGATCAACGAATCGCCCGCGCTGCAGGAGCTGGGCGAATCGGCGACATTGGAAATCATTTTGCACGCCGGAACGCTGGGTTCGATCCTGGTGATCTATTGGCGGCACATTCTGAATTTGCTCAGCCGTGACAAAGCCGTCATCCCGCTGTTGATCGTCGGCACCATCCCCGCAGCCGTTATCGGCGTGGGCATCAAATTGGCGTTTGAATCGGTTTTGAAATCCACGCCTTTGGCCGCCGCAATGCTGTTGGTGACCGGAACGATGTTGATCGTTTTGGGCCGTTTGAAGCCACGCAGCGGTGACTATCAACAACTCAGCTGGAAAGGCGCGTTGGCCGTCGGCACGTTCCAGGCGTTTGCGATTCTGCCGGGGATCAGCCGCAGTGGTTCGACGATTTTGGGTGGCCGTCTGATGGGGCTGAAGAACGAAGACTCGGTGACGTTCTCATTCCTGTTGGCGATTCCCGCGATCCTGGGTGCCACGGTGCTGACCGCCAAAGATCTGCTGGACCCCGAATCGGGCAGTCCGCCGGACAACCAAGCGATGTTGTTGATCGTCGGTGCCGTCGTCTCGTTTGTCGTCGGGATCGTCGCACTGAAATGGCTGATCGGTTGGAGCCGTCTGGACCGCTTGCACTGGTTCGCGTGGTGGTGCTATCCGGTCGGTGTTGCGGCGTTGGGACTTTGGGCCGCGGGCTTCATCGCCTGA
- a CDS encoding sigma-54-dependent Fis family transcriptional regulator, which produces MHNDQASAHACAAQKDRWRHQMAALSSIAQVLNARSGQSQTLHDILQVLEQTLGMVRTTVMLLAADEQRLVIGATRSVPPDQAQSVHYQRGEGITGRVLESGRSVVVPSVSSEPEFVDRIHQRARRHADDSSFICVPIMVGREVIGTLAADLPPGESGQRDADELDEAERALTIVAAMIGFDVRVRRDEREEHEALQEENLRLRDALEERFRPENIIGNSRPMRAVYTRIRRVATGNTTVLIRGETGTGKELVASAIHYSSGRSNQPYIRVNCAQLSETLLESELFGHEKGAFTGAIERRIGRIEEAENGTLFLDEIGDFPPAIQVKLLRFLQEHEFERVGSNETLTANVRVIAATNCDLESALKEKTFRQDLYYRINVFPIVLPALRERRDDILLLANHFAEKYAREMGKQIRRFSTPAIDMLMAYHWPGNVRELENCIEHAILLADGDAILGHHLPPTLEMPDAADDSVSSRLDIRVEALERDMISDALKCASGNAAAAARQLGITARMIRYKMKKLGLET; this is translated from the coding sequence TTGCACAATGATCAAGCATCGGCACACGCCTGCGCGGCACAGAAGGACCGCTGGCGACACCAGATGGCGGCATTGTCATCGATCGCACAGGTGTTGAACGCACGCTCAGGTCAAAGCCAAACGCTGCACGACATCCTGCAGGTTCTGGAACAGACTTTGGGTATGGTCCGAACCACCGTGATGCTGTTGGCCGCCGACGAACAACGGTTGGTCATCGGCGCGACCCGCAGCGTTCCACCCGACCAAGCACAATCGGTTCACTATCAACGTGGCGAAGGCATCACCGGCCGGGTCTTGGAAAGCGGCCGTTCCGTGGTCGTGCCCAGCGTTTCAAGTGAACCCGAATTCGTCGACCGCATCCACCAGCGGGCACGCCGACACGCGGATGACAGTAGTTTCATTTGCGTTCCCATCATGGTCGGACGCGAAGTGATCGGGACCTTGGCCGCTGACCTGCCGCCCGGTGAATCGGGTCAACGCGACGCGGATGAACTGGACGAAGCCGAACGGGCCCTGACCATCGTCGCGGCGATGATCGGATTCGACGTTCGCGTGCGACGCGACGAACGGGAAGAACACGAAGCACTGCAAGAAGAAAACTTGCGGCTGCGCGATGCCTTGGAAGAACGCTTTCGTCCGGAAAACATTATCGGAAATTCGCGTCCGATGCGAGCCGTCTATACACGGATCCGCCGCGTCGCGACCGGCAACACAACCGTTCTAATTCGCGGCGAGACCGGGACCGGCAAAGAATTGGTGGCGTCCGCGATTCACTATTCCAGCGGTCGATCGAACCAGCCCTACATTCGGGTCAATTGTGCGCAGTTGAGCGAGACGTTGTTGGAATCGGAACTGTTCGGCCACGAGAAAGGTGCGTTCACCGGAGCCATCGAGCGACGGATCGGACGCATCGAAGAAGCCGAAAACGGAACGTTGTTCTTGGACGAAATTGGTGACTTCCCGCCCGCGATTCAAGTCAAGTTGTTACGGTTCCTGCAAGAACATGAATTCGAGCGGGTCGGATCCAATGAAACGTTGACGGCGAACGTCCGAGTCATCGCGGCGACCAACTGTGACTTGGAAAGTGCACTGAAGGAAAAAACGTTTCGCCAAGACCTGTACTATCGCATCAACGTTTTTCCAATCGTGTTGCCCGCACTGCGTGAACGACGCGACGACATCTTGCTGCTCGCGAATCACTTCGCCGAAAAGTATGCACGCGAAATGGGCAAACAAATTCGCCGGTTCAGCACACCGGCGATTGACATGTTGATGGCCTATCACTGGCCGGGCAACGTTCGAGAGCTGGAAAACTGCATCGAACACGCCATCTTGTTGGCCGACGGTGACGCGATCCTGGGCCATCACTTGCCGCCGACGTTGGAGATGCCGGATGCGGCCGACGATTCGGTATCCAGCCGGCTGGACATCCGCGTCGAAGCACTGGAACGCGACATGATCAGCGACGCGTTAAAATGTGCTTCGGGCAACGCCGCCGCTGCCGCTCGGCAACTGGGCATCACCGCCCGAATGATTCGGTACAAGATGAAAAAGCTGGGCTTGGAAACTTAG